The sequence TTGTTTACCCTGATCCATAAGAGCCGGATATCCGACACCTACGGCACGCCGTTACAAGTGCCTACCAATGGCGGTTCGGACTACGGATACGATTTAACATTTAGCCCCGAATAGTTTCCGCTTCTTTTTGATATCGATCCCAAGTTTCAGCCGCTCTTGGAATTATGTTTTTCATCCTTGAAAAGAATTCCACAGCGCCACGCTTCATAACCGAACGGAAAACCATCGAATCAACATAAGCGCTTCTGTTGCCTATCGTGATTTTTGTGTTTTTTCGATCAATGGATTCCAGTCGAAGTCGCAATGGTTGATCTGGAAAGAATGATTCATAGATCAGCCCTTGATCTAATTTCCGAAGACCTTCAACGATATGGGGCCATAGCTGATCAACCAAATCCCATTGATCCATCCTCAAGATTTCGCATCCATCAATTACACAAAAAATCGCGCCCTCAATGTAACTTTCGTCAGGAAGCTTCCCCGAAAATTGCTCCACTGGAACAAATCTTTCATCGATTCGAAAATAAGTTTCAATCACTATGTTAGACATGGGTGGGTGGGGTCATTCCTCGCATATTAACATGAGGTTCATTCACGCGAACAAGTTCCGGTCCAGCGTGCGGTATTGAATGGCCTCCAGCACGTCGTCCGGGCGGATGTGCTCGCTGCCGCCGAGGTCGGCGAGGGTGCGGGCGACCTTGAGGATGCGGTCGTGGGCGCGGGCGGAGAAGTTCATCTGCTCCATCGAGTGCTCCAGGTAACCGGCACCGACGCTGTCGAGCTTGCAATGCTCTCGCACGAGGCGGGCTCCCATCGAGGAATTGGTCTGGGTGGACTTGTTCTTGAAGCGCCGAAGTTGGACCGCGCGGGCGGCCTGGACGCGCTCGCGGATGGAGGCAGAGGATTCGCCGCTGTTGGAGGTGGAGGAAAGCTCGCGGTAGTCGACCAGCGGCACATCCACGTGGAGATCGATGCGGTCCAGCAAGGGGCCGCTGATGCGCTGGCGGTAGGTTTCGATCTGGCGATTGTTGCAGCGGCATTGGCGTTTACGATCTCCATAGTAGCCACAAGGGCACGGGTTCATCGCCGCCACCAGCATGAAGCGGGCGGGGAAGGTGAGGGAGCCGACGGCGCGGGAGATGGTGACGTTGCCGTCCTCCAGCGGCTGGCGCATGACCTCCAGCGTCTGGCGGCGGAACTCGGGAAGCTCGTCGAGGAACAGCACGCCGTGATGGGCCAGCGAGACCTCGCCGGGGCCGGGGTTGGTGCCGCCGCCGAGCAGGCCGGCATCGGAAATGGTGTGGTGCGGCGAGCGGAAGGGGCGGGTGGTGAGGAAGGCGCGCTTGGGATCGAGCAGCCCGGTGATCGAGTGGATCTTGGTGGTTTCGATCGCCTCGTCCTCGGTCATGTCCGGCATGATGGTGGCCATGCGCTTGGCCAGCATCGACTTGCCGGTGCCGGGCGGACCGACCATGAGCAGGTTGTGCCCGCCCGCGGCGGCGACCTCCAGGGCGCGCTTCACGTGGTGCTGGCCCTTCACCTCGTCGAAATCGACCTCGTAGCGGCGGTGGGATTCGAAGAACGCCCGGCGGTCCAGCGTGAAGGGGGCGATGGCTTCCTTCCCGATGAGGAAATTCCAGGCCTGGTGCAGCGAGCGCACGCCGAAGACCTGCACGCCTTCAATGATCGCGGCTTCCGGGGCGTTCGCCTCCGGCACGAGCAGGCGGACACGGCCATGGCGCTTCGCCTCCAGGGCGATGGAAAGCACGCCCTTCACCGCGCGCACGGCCCCATCCAGCGCGAGCTCGCCCACGATGCAGCAATCGTCCGCGGCAAGCGGGAGATTTTCGCTGGCGGAAGCCATGGCCAGGGCGATCGGCAGATCGAACGACGGGCCTTCCTTCTTCAGGTCGGCGGGGGCGAGGTTCACCGTCTTGATCCCATCCGCCAGGTAGAGGGCGGAGGCACCGATGGCGGAAATCACCCTCTGGGAGGACTCGCGCACGGCGGCATCCGGCAGGCCCACGACGATGACCTGCGGCTTGTCCGAGCCGCGGACATTGACTTCCACCTCGACCTCCTGGGCATCCACCCCGCGCAAGGCCGCCGAATATAGACGGGTAATCATTCGAACAGCATTCCAGCGGTTGCCGTTTGTCCCGGCAAGGACAAATCCTTGAGGCACCACGGCGTATCATCCCGTCGTTGCCATCGGGATTGTGAACTGAGCGGGGAGTGGCGTCGGATTCGACAATTGAAACCGATGGGGATCGTGGGCCCTATCGGTCATGGCCCGTGACTTGGTGGAGTTTGGATTACCTATCATGATGGGGTTCGCTGGAATTTCGGGGTGATTCTCCAATTATCTTGATGGTTAAACTGGTGTTGCGTAAGGCGTCATTTGTTAGAAAAACTGATATGTCTTCCGAATCACGCCGCAATTTCGTCAAGAAATCCCTCGTCGCGTCCATCCTCGCCGCCCAGCCGACCATCATGGCGGGTCTGGTGAGGGCCAGCGGCGGCGGGGATGAAACCACCACCGCCCCCGAGACCACCGTTGATCCATGGGAAACGACCGGAGCCACCACCGTCGACCCGTGGGAAACCACCGGTCCGGTCACCACCGATGAGGGCACGGACACGACCGTGGATCAGTGGGAGACCACTGCCGTGACCACGGAAGAAACGACCGAAGTCACGACCGAGACCACGGACTATTACACCACAGCCCGCAAGCTCGCCATCCTGTGGCAGAAATCCTCCTGGGGCAATGCCCAGACCATCACCGCCGGTGAGTATGCCACGGCGGACGAAGCGGTGGAGAAGCTGCAAGAGAAGCTGCGCCAGCAACTCCTGAACACGAATGTGACGTCGAACTCCGGCATGGTGGATGTTTCCGGGCGCAGCCGGGAAGTCACCGTCTATTACCAAGGGGCGGGTGGTCAGTGGATCGGCCTTCCTCCGGGGGTCACGCAAGGCAGCAACGGAAAATGGACGGCCACCGTGACGATTCCGGCCGGCACGATTTTCACCAAGTTCTACAGCGGCTCCATCTAACTGGAGTTTGATCTTGCCGGTTCCCTCCTCCGGGGGGAGAACCGGCTTGATCCTGTTGAGTTGCCACGTTCGATCCGATGTCCCGCAAGGCTTATGGTTTGGTTGCCGTATTGGCTGGAATCGCCGGTCTCCTGGTGTATGCCACCCGGACCCCGAACGCGGGGGCTTCCGGGGCCGTCCGTGCCGAGGAGGTGAGCCCGCCGCGGGCCGACGCCCGCCCGCCCCGTCAGGCGGTGGTGCGGAAAGAACGTCCGGCACGGCCTCCGCT comes from Luteolibacter sp. LG18 and encodes:
- a CDS encoding YifB family Mg chelatase-like AAA ATPase; translation: MITRLYSAALRGVDAQEVEVEVNVRGSDKPQVIVVGLPDAAVRESSQRVISAIGASALYLADGIKTVNLAPADLKKEGPSFDLPIALAMASASENLPLAADDCCIVGELALDGAVRAVKGVLSIALEAKRHGRVRLLVPEANAPEAAIIEGVQVFGVRSLHQAWNFLIGKEAIAPFTLDRRAFFESHRRYEVDFDEVKGQHHVKRALEVAAAGGHNLLMVGPPGTGKSMLAKRMATIMPDMTEDEAIETTKIHSITGLLDPKRAFLTTRPFRSPHHTISDAGLLGGGTNPGPGEVSLAHHGVLFLDELPEFRRQTLEVMRQPLEDGNVTISRAVGSLTFPARFMLVAAMNPCPCGYYGDRKRQCRCNNRQIETYRQRISGPLLDRIDLHVDVPLVDYRELSSTSNSGESSASIRERVQAARAVQLRRFKNKSTQTNSSMGARLVREHCKLDSVGAGYLEHSMEQMNFSARAHDRILKVARTLADLGGSEHIRPDDVLEAIQYRTLDRNLFA